The Microbacterium luteum genome includes a region encoding these proteins:
- the mscL gene encoding large conductance mechanosensitive channel protein MscL produces MIKGFKEFILRGNVIDLAVAVVIGAAFTAVVNAIVASIINPLIQLVWQPSEDGTIGITVQGLWGPVTFPVDTLINAVISFLAVALVVYFVFVHPMNLMKARAAAKAGVDKAPEEPQLPTEQEILVQIRDLLEKQNATPKV; encoded by the coding sequence GTGATCAAGGGTTTCAAGGAGTTCATCCTCCGAGGGAACGTCATCGACCTGGCCGTCGCCGTGGTCATCGGCGCCGCCTTCACCGCGGTCGTCAACGCGATCGTCGCGAGCATCATCAATCCGCTGATCCAGCTGGTGTGGCAGCCCTCCGAAGACGGCACCATCGGAATCACCGTACAGGGCCTCTGGGGACCGGTGACCTTCCCCGTGGACACCCTGATCAACGCCGTCATCTCGTTCCTGGCCGTGGCGCTCGTGGTCTACTTCGTCTTCGTGCACCCGATGAACCTCATGAAGGCGCGGGCGGCGGCGAAGGCGGGCGTCGACAAGGCGCCCGAGGAGCCGCAGCTGCCCACGGAGCAGGAGATCCTGGTGCAGATCCGCGATCTGCTCGAGAAGCAGAACGCCACCCCGAAGGTCTAG